GCACTTCTAATGAGAACATCCCACATGTTTATTCTCAGTGATTGTCTCTAAGCTACCGTGGCCCACTGGTGGGCCTCAGAGCGCCACCTAGTGGGCGGTGCAGGCAGTGGTTGGCCTATGGCCAACTAGTTAGATTAAGATGTAAAAGGAAATGATAATCAAGGAAAGGAGTTCTCAAGAATTCTCATGAATAAAAAAGATCAAACTAAAATCCCTCATTTCAATGACGAGTGATGTCTGAGCACCACGAGCCAATCACAGCTCGTCTTCAGGTAGAGGCAAACGCTTTGTTTGCCAGCTAAGCTTCCTTCAGatgcagtgaaacaaaatgcGTTAGTGTTCAAAACAATGAAGACATGTCGGAGACAACGCAGCGCTCCTCAGTGTGTGGACAAGATTAGTTCATTTGTCCCTGGGGACATTTGCTGTGGACATAAAGGCCACCTCACAGTGAGGACACGTGACAGCGAGCTCGTAATGGCGGGCAGCGAGCTGACAGTGTGCTGAATGTGCAAAGTATTGAGAATCTCCAAAAGAAAAGACTTCAGGCCAACAGGACGACTTCTGAACATGAACAACTCAGTCCAGACCGGTCAGGCTGAGGGGCTGAGGGCCCCTGACATAAACTCCATACGATGCTGAGGGCCACAGATTTATGGACTGTTTGTTATTTAGCCGTGGACGGACATGAGCCCTCAAGACTCCCTGAGCCACTCGGGAAATGGAGGCAGCGCTGGAGTCGATAGGAGAAGACGGAGTTAACACagactcagtcacacacacacactcacacgcacaaactcacacacacactcacacacactcacacactctcacacactcacacacacacacacactgatgacattaataatgtttcctctatttatttttaagagaaaaactattttaaacTCAGAAATAAGAAACATTACATAAACAGATCAAATGCAGTGGCAGCATGACAGCagttcacaaacaaacatatctTTTTTCTGTCTAGTTTAATACATAAAATGTAGGGCACAATAAAAGTCcaaattttatttgtttatttatttaaactctgGCATTACACAGAATGGGAAGGGTATTTGGCCAGCTGAAAAGGAGGAGACTTCAACTTACCAACAGAATTCTGTTAACaaaagcctgtgaatattctcattcatccaggtcatggttatcgcaaggaaattcaatcgaacgcaactggacttagttatttgtctttgaagacgtttcacctctcatccaagaggcttcatcagttcatgcttgcttgactaggctgggactagtcccagctcaaagacaaataattaagtccagttgcattcgatcGTCCAGTTGCAtttgattgaatttccttgagactGTCAACAAAAGGACTTTAAAAATTTTAGagtttaaaagttttctttttcactgtattACTGTTTAAATATTGCAATGAATTGTACATATTTATTGTCGTTTTTATCCTCGTTTTACTCATGTTTTCTTTCGTTTTTCTCGCATTCCTCCAATTTTGTATTCTTTGAAAAGGTGAAATGCTTTTTTCCTTTAGGAGGACGACAGAGTAGCGGAACATAAATCAGCGAGGGAAAGTTCCAGTCGGAGGTGTTTTCACGTTGAACTGAAACTTCCGGCAAATGATTAGATGGCAAGAggtgaaagtgtgtttgtttttgaaatttttggcgtttttttaaaaagggtCTTTTAAACACAGACGCCAGTATGAGATATTACACGGCGAATAACACGATACCAGTTTGATTTAATGTAACAGGGAGCTAAAACGCGTCGCTAACGATAGCACAAAAGCTAACCGGCTAGCTCGCTCAGCTGACGCCTGATACTCAGCGTCCGGAGACAGAAACCCAGAAGCTGGACGCTCAGTATCGGACAATTAATTGGTGACTTAAAGAGTCCTCAGTCGGAATAAGTCGGTTTCTCTTGGGGCCATAACGGAGAGCCTACATTTTTCATGTATGCACTGGGGCCTGTTTCGACATTTTAATGGGAGGCGGTTTGCTTTGGAGGATTGGACATTGCGGGCACCAGTTGCAAAGAAAGCGGGGGTCCTGGCTCCCTATCGGGCTCACATGGAATCTCTGGCCGGCTACGTGTACAAGGCAGCCAGCGAGGGCCGAGTCCTGACCCTGGCCGCGCTGCTGCTCAACCACTCCGAGGCGGAGACCCAGTACCTGCTGAGCTATGTGACCCAGCTCGCCGGGCAGAGGTCCACTCCGCTGATCATCGCAGCCCGGAACGGCCACGACAAGGTGGTCCGACTGCTCCTGGACCACTACAGAGTGGACACGGAACAGACTGGCACGGTTCGCTTTGACGGGTAAGAGCTGCTAATTTTTGTGTTGGCAGAGTTGTAGTTAaagtttctgattctgattctgaagttcACCTAGAAAAGGTATTTTCTCATGTACCTCTAAAAGTAAGAACACATGAGGGTAACTGTGAAGTTATTTGTTCAAGCTTTGAGATCTCTACCCCCACCCCAGTATAACGGAGGTCAGTGGAAGCTTATTTGTCGTGttcagtgctttaaaaaaatactgacaatgtcaacatttttacTAGTAAAAGCATATCAGACTGAATATTCTGACTGTGCAGCTGTAAATAAATGTAGAGCAATACAAAGTGCAGTAAATGCAGTAGGTTGGATATTTACATTTGCAGAATGAAAAAAACCTACCTCAGGTGAAGTGAAAGTACCTCAGAAGCACAATGTGGCAGGTTTTATACCTCCTGAAAGAACATCCACAGATTAGGGCTGCTGACATGTCTCTGTTGTCTCAAACACTGACATCAAAAGTCTGATCagactgatgatgtcattcagtgtggtggtgtggTGAGGCCTGGTCTGTCCTCTGATTCAGGCTGAGATCAAACtgacctgctgtctgtctcctgtctgtctgtactgcAGCTACGTCATCAATGGGGCCACAGCGCTGTGGTGTGCTGCTGGAGCCGGGCACTTCGAGGTGGTGCGCCTGCTGGTGTGTCACCATGCCAATGTTAACCACACCACCGTCACCAACTCCACGCCCCTGCGGGCCGCGTGTTTTGACGGACGTCTGGACATCGTACGCTACCTGGTAGAACACAACGCCGACATAAGCATCACCAACCAGTACAACAACACCTGCCTGATGATCGCCGCCTATAAAGGCCACACAGACGTAGTAAAGTTCCTGCTGGAACAGGGAGCGGACGCCAACGCCAAGGCCCACTGCGGGGCCACCGCCCTGCACTTTGCAGCTGAAGCGGGTCATCTGGAGATTGTGAAAGAGCTGGTGCGTTGTCAGGCAGCTATGGTGGTGAACGGACATGGCATGACGCCGCTGAAAGTGGCTGCAGAGAGCTGCAAAGCAGAtgtggtggagctgctgctggcgCACGCCGACTGTGACCCTCGCAGCCGCATCGAGGCCCTGGAGCTGCTGGGGGCCTCGTTCGCCAACGACCGGGAGAACTACGACATCCAGAGGACGTACCATTACCTGCGCATGGCCATGATGGCGCGCTACCGCGACCCAGAAAACATCATCGCCAAGGAGCTGCTGCCGCCCATTGAGGCCTATGGGGGCCGGTCTGAGTGCCACACACTCCAAGACCTGGAGGCGATCCAAGTGGACCGGGACGCTCTGCACATGGAGGGGCTAATGATCCGGGAGCGAATCCTGGGCTCTGACAATATTGACGTGTCACACCCCATCATCTATCGCGGTGCCGTCTACGCTGACAACATGGAGTTTGAGCAGTGCATCAAACTGTGGCTTCATGCGCTTCGTCTGCGGCAGAAAGGCAACCGGAACACGCACAAGGACCTGCTGCGCTTCGCACAGGTGTTCTCCCAGATGATCCACCTGAAGGAGCAGGTGCTGGCCTCGGCTGTCGAACAGGTGTTGAGCTGCAGCGTGGTGGAGATTCAGCGCAGCATGGCTCGAGTGGACTCGGCGGACGAATCCGAGCTGCCTCAGGCCATGGACAATTACGAGTCAAATGTTTTTACCTTTCTGTACCTCGCCTGCATCTCCACCAAGACCACCTGCACCGACGAGGAGCGTGCCCGCATCAACAAGCACATCTACGACCTGATCCAGCTGGACCCGCGGTCCCATGAAGgctcctctctgctccaccTGGCCATCAGCTCCAGCACGCCGGTCGACGACTTCCACACCAACGACGTCTGCAGCTTCCCGAGCGCCCAGGTCAccaagctgctgctggactgtgGCGCGCAGGTCAACGCCGTCGACAACGAAGGCAACACGCCGCTGCATGTCATCGTCCAGTACAACCGGCCCATCAGCGACTTCCTGACGCTCCACGCCATCATCATCAACCTGGTGGAGGCCGGCGCCCACACGGACATGACCAACAAGCAGAAGAAGACGCCGCTGGACAAGAGCACCACTGGCGTGTCGGAGATCCTCCTGAAGACACAAATGAAGATGAGTCTCAAGTGCCTGGCAGCGCGTGCGGTCCGGCAGCACCAGATCACCTACCGCAACCAGATCCCCAAGACGCTGGAGGAGTTCGTGGAGTTCCACTGAAACAGACCCGAGAGCTGAGTGCTCGACCGactctttgttctttttaaagagTTTGTGATTTTCTAACAAATCCACGTGGTGCTGAGGATGACGATTTAGTACTTAAAGTTTTTGAgcatttttataataaaaaagtgggttgctttttttctatttttaagtATTAATTGCTAAGTACCAGCAGCCGTAGATCACAGTCCGTCTGGTTTGTGCCGTGAGAGCAGAGCGAGGACGGCCACGATATCaccacatcacttcctgttttgccTTATCCCCACTGCGGGGAGCCGCCATGCGACTGATTCTGCAGTGTGAGTGCAGGAGAGCTGACGCGAGGCAGACAGACTGAACGAATGAATGCGCGTCAGCGGAAAACCTCCCTCACCTGCTGTTCCACGCGTTCGCCCCGCAgatcagcagacacacactgaggattttttaatatgaaaaccAGTTTTCACTGTGGCCCCCACAGTGGAGCAGTGAGAGAAGCGAAAGAAAAGCCTGATCTGGTTAAGAATTTTAGTTCTTTATATTGGAAAATGAGTTGATTTTAAAGGGTTTGCTACTAACaattatgattattttctcttAGCCTGTTTCATTGACGCTACAACAAATGGCCAGAAGTGTGCAGAtactgtccacatacttttgcgTACTTTTTGTCTGGGattgacttttgtttttcactcatttaaAGCCGTTTTGTTCCTTTAAAACgagtaaacagaaaatattcagaaagATAAATCTTCCCTGTTTACTTCATAAAATTCTTCCATGATTTAGACTTTGATTATCTGCTAAAGGCAGCTGTGTGGCGGCTGTGGCATGTTAATGTCTATGATGTCACAGTCACCTGCATGTGAAGTTTGGCCGTCTGCATACTTTTGGTCATGTATTGTACTTTCTCTGGCTGTTCATATACAAACCAAAACTGTCTGAAGGTGCTGATGTCACTTTGATcgtaagcttttattttgaaatgctgtcCCTGTTCAGAgttcagacaaaatgtttttgataaacAGCAAAGTGCAGCGTGAAACCGTCTTCATATCTGAAACAAAGACgggagacattttaatgttgtgtttagaTGACATCACGGAGGGGGGGGGTCTTCACAGGTCCACCACCAGGCGTGGGTTAGattcaggagtgtgtgtgtgtgtgtgtgtgtgtgtgggagagtgtGTGGGTACAATGTAAGTTAAGAATTTTTATTTCTATAAACGACTCTTTGATGCAGGTTAGTTTCTATTACTTCACTTTGATTATTTATTGGTTTGTTGGTCCTTCATCCTGACTGTTTTGGATGAGGTCTGGTTCTGGTAGGTTTTCTGTTCGGGATCACGTCCACCCCTGTGGACCTGTGAAGACATGTTGTCTGTGTGGTGTGGACTCTGAGGTAAATGGTTCCAACAGGTAACGCTAATCGCAGCTGCTCTCACCTCCGTTAATGTGTCGAGTCATGTTTATGTTGTTCTCATAAATGCTGAATAGGCAggattaaattttaaattttcgtacaaaataacatatttttattttttcttgcaCAAAACAAGCAAGACGATGTGTCTTATCtgacagcaaataaaatgttttctgtggagCAGCAGACAGAATGTTTGTTCATGCAGGATATCGAACAAGAGCTGCCACGATTAATCGATTAGTCGGTCCAAGCAAAGTTGATCAGAAAGCTCAGGGTTTCTGCCAGGTTTTCCACAAATGCGTCTCACGTTTTGTTGTTTGGAAGatgactggaggaggaggaggactgagTCGGCTTACAACGTCCTTCCTGGTCtcagttcttcttctttacaGCGTTGCCGattcttttcattatcatttaatCTGCCTATAATCTGACTATTTTCACGACTGATTGTGATCtgtaaaatgtccaaaaactgtgaaaaattgtcgtcacagtttcccagagtccaaagtgacgtcttcaggttccttcttttgtccaaccagcggtcaaaaacccaaagactcttcagtTACTGTCAGAACTGACGCAGAAAAGCGGCGGCTCCTGACATTTAGGAAGctaaaataaacaagcaaacaaataaaaataaacagaacaacaacaaaaccgATTAATGGGCTAATCGTCGCAGTTCTAGATTCAGAAAAATGTCCCTGCTCAGATGTCAGGCCCAGGTGAAGAGAAGCACCCGTCCTGGTCTTTATTCTTCCAGGGTGGGACTGAGCTTTCGGGGTCGTCTGTCTGAGCTGTTTGCTGATGCAGAATGAatcatgatgtgtgtgtgtgtgtgtgtgtgtgtgtgtgtgtgtgtgtgtggcagccaGTGTTGTGATTATCAGGTAATCAGATGGAGAAAAGTGTACATGAGATTGATATGTGGACATCCTGAACAAAAGCGTGTGAATGCAGCACAGAAAGTCCCACATGTCGGACTTTTCTGCTGACGTGCGAAGGCAGCATCTGTCCCGGTCAGTAGCTGTGTCTGTCCTGCAGAGCTCGGTGCAGTCGGGTTTGATGCGACGGTGACGTGCCATTCAGAAAGCTCATTTTATTCTTGAACTGCTCAGAGTTTTTCTTTCCCAGTGCAGGAGGAAGGTTTGAGTTTCATGACTCTGAAACGAAGCCAAAGattctctttgtgtgttgggaAATTTTAAAAGATGTCAGCTGGGGTGTACTTCCTGCAGAATTAATGCTGTCAAATTAAAAGTCTTGTGTGTGCATTCCCCAGTCTTCTCCTGTTTTCATTCGTTTCCTCACCAGAGCTGATAATTGCAAGAACAGAAGCAGGCTGAGTGTTTCAGGTCTTGTCGACTCGtgtacagaaatacaaaacactttCCAACATGCCGGACCAGCAGGTGACGATAATCGAGGTGAATTGTGGTTACTTATCTGTTTGTAGTGATTTGACACCTTTCTGGCACACGGCCCAGCGCTGCCAACCCAACATGAACCCAACCGTTTGATTTTCATGGAAACAGAACCCAGAGCTTTGACAAATCAAGTCCCAGCTGTGTGATCTAACAAGAGATTATGAGAAAATCTGATCTGTCACTTATGTTGTCTCAAGGAGACTGAATGGAAGGCAACTGGACTTGATTATGTCTTTGAAGAGGTTTCATCAGTTCAGACTAGCTAGTCTAGATGAGCATGAACggatgaagcctcttggatgagaggcgaaaaCTTCTTCAGAGACACAACCAAGTCCAGTCCAGTCTCCTTGAGAAAGCTCTGACCCGGACACATGAGACACGTCCCTTATGTTCTCCGCACTGCCATGTGTGGACCTACTGTGATGTTCCCCGTGCAGCAGATTCCACAGTTAAACCAATCAGACTGAAGATGATCCCAGGAAATCAACTCAAGTGTTTGGTGGTCGGACGAACTGAAGGAAAATAACATGAAGAACCGAAGTTTGTGGGAGGTTTTATCAAATCCACACAGCTGGTGCTAGCTGGGTTAGCTGCTCGCTCCAGCAGGTACGCTGGCTGTTAGCCTAAaccagaaacaggaagtgacttcaTGTTCAGTCAGAAGACAACCTGCAGAGGTTTTTCAAGGTTAATTCTGATTTCTTTGGTGGGTTTCATCTGTTCCAAACTTACATCAGTCTTCAATCGTAAACCTGAGGGCTAAAACTCAGAGGACAGAAGGGCCACACTTACTAAACTAAAGCCTAAATTCTGATCACTGTCACAAAACAAGTTAAGTAGGAAGCGACCCAGCTGGTTACACTTTGTGTCCAGCGCTGATGTGGGAATTTGCACCAATAAGAGGTTGTCTTGATGCATCATGTGCTCAAAAGTgtttctttcccttctctcttcaATCAGAAAGGCAGAATTCACGTCAGCagatcaacaaaaataaaatgaatccaacaaaagaaaagcactaAAATAATAAGCGCCTGCATTATTCTATTTCTACACGGGATTTGATGGCCTTGTGAGGTTTCCAGCAGCCACCTGAGCAGACTCTCATCACTTCAAATAGaaacagctgctgtcacagcttTTCAGGTTGACTCAGTGTTTGATTCCCTCTGTGGAAGGCCGAGTCCCTCAGGAGACAAAGTGTTCCTGTAATACCTGCTGCTGTTCGGTTTGTGCACTAGAAAAGACTCCTCCAACAGGTTTTTAATGAAGACTCTCAGTACTTGAAGGACTGACCTTTTTCACCCAGCAGTCACATTGTGACACATTTCAGATTGGTTGAAGGGCTGCAGGAACAAAGAGCAGACACTCGGCTTCCATTTTAACTTCACACTTCAGACAGCATTTGTCCTCAGAGCTCCTCCACAGAGGAAACATGAACCCAACCTGAAAGCCTGGCCTGTCAGGGACTGTTTTCATCTGA
This is a stretch of genomic DNA from Scatophagus argus isolate fScaArg1 chromosome 7, fScaArg1.pri, whole genome shotgun sequence. It encodes these proteins:
- the fem1b gene encoding protein fem-1 homolog B, with translation MHWGLFRHFNGRRFALEDWTLRAPVAKKAGVLAPYRAHMESLAGYVYKAASEGRVLTLAALLLNHSEAETQYLLSYVTQLAGQRSTPLIIAARNGHDKVVRLLLDHYRVDTEQTGTVRFDGYVINGATALWCAAGAGHFEVVRLLVCHHANVNHTTVTNSTPLRAACFDGRLDIVRYLVEHNADISITNQYNNTCLMIAAYKGHTDVVKFLLEQGADANAKAHCGATALHFAAEAGHLEIVKELVRCQAAMVVNGHGMTPLKVAAESCKADVVELLLAHADCDPRSRIEALELLGASFANDRENYDIQRTYHYLRMAMMARYRDPENIIAKELLPPIEAYGGRSECHTLQDLEAIQVDRDALHMEGLMIRERILGSDNIDVSHPIIYRGAVYADNMEFEQCIKLWLHALRLRQKGNRNTHKDLLRFAQVFSQMIHLKEQVLASAVEQVLSCSVVEIQRSMARVDSADESELPQAMDNYESNVFTFLYLACISTKTTCTDEERARINKHIYDLIQLDPRSHEGSSLLHLAISSSTPVDDFHTNDVCSFPSAQVTKLLLDCGAQVNAVDNEGNTPLHVIVQYNRPISDFLTLHAIIINLVEAGAHTDMTNKQKKTPLDKSTTGVSEILLKTQMKMSLKCLAARAVRQHQITYRNQIPKTLEEFVEFH